The Fibrobacter sp. UWT2 genomic interval AGGACGTGACGACCATCGTGAACGCATGCGATGCGGGCCGCGAAGGTGAACTGATTTTCTTCTATATATTACAGTATGTGCTCAAGGGCAAGTTCACTGGCAAGACCATCAAGCGCCTGTGGATGCAGAGTATGACCCCAGCCGCCATCAAGGAAGCATTCGAAAACATGCGCGATGGCTCCGAAATGGAAAACCTGAAGGCCGCCGCCCTTTGCCGTAGCGAAGCCGACTGGCTGATTGGCATGAACGGAAGCCGCGGCCTTACCGCCTACAATAGTTCCATGGGCGGATTCCAGGTGACCCCGTGCGGCCGTGTGCAGACGCCGACGCTCGCCATTATCGTGAACCGCGAAGAAGAACGCCTGCAGTTTGTGCCGCAGAAGTTCTGGACCGTGGAAGCCGAATTCGACAACGACGGCAGCCACTACCCCGGCAAGTGGTTCACCACCAGCAAGGAAGACGGCAAGGACAAGGTCAAGCAGATTTTTGACGAAAAGAAAGTCAAGGAAATCTTGAAGAAGTGCAAGGGCAAGGCCGGCACTGTGGAAGAAACGTCTGCTCCCTCGCTCCAGAAGTGCGGTCCGCTGTACGACTTGACCACGCTGCAGCGCGAAGCAAATAACCGCTTCGGCTTTAGCGCCAAGACCACCCTTTCGATTGCACAGGCTTTGTACGAACGCCACAAGGCAACCACCTACCCGCGTACCGACAGCCGTTGCTTGCCCGAAGACTACGTGGCTCCGGTGAAGGCAACCCTCGGAAAGATTGAAGGCCCGCTCGCCAAGTTCGCCGAGACCGCCCTCAAGAACAACTGGGTCGTGAAGACTCCCAAGGTGTTCGACAACTCCAAGATTTCGGACCACTTCGCCATCATCCCCACCGGCGTGATGCCCTCGGGCCTGACCGAAGCCGAACAAAAGATTTTCACGATGATTTGCCAGCGATTCATCGCTGTGTTCTTCCCGCCTGCCAAGTACGAAAACACCACCCGCGTAACAACCGTGGAAGGTGAAACCTTCCTCACCGAAGGCAAGGTGCTGGTAGACCCGGGCTTCAAGGCCGTGTACGGCAAGGACAGTGACGACGAATCGAGCATCCCGGCACTCAAGGGCAAATCTGCCAAGACAGTCGCCCTCGAAGAAAAGGAAGACTTTACCAAGCCGCCTGCACACTACACTGAAAGCACGCTCCTCTCGATGATGGAAAGCGCCGGTAAGCTGGTGGAAGACGAAGAACTCCGCGACGCCATGAAGGAACGCGGACTTGGAACGCCGGCAACGCGCGCCGCCATTATCGAAAAGCTCGTCAGCGACAAGTACGTGGTTCGCGACGGCAAGGACATGATTCCGACCGCCAAGGCATTCGACCTCATCAAGGTGCTGAAGGCCATGGACATCGAAGCGCTCACCAGCCCGGAACTCACCGGTAACTGGGAATATAAAATGGAGCAAATCGAGAAGGGCAAGGAAACCCGCGAAAAGTTCATGGAAGGCATCGTCGACATGACGCGCACCATGGTGAAAAACATCAAGGGTTTCAAGGAAGAAAGCACCACCGGCGAAGCCCCGTTTAGCCCCGTGAACGGCAAGAAGGTTTTCGAGACCGTAAGCCGCTACACCACCGAAGACGGCATCGTGATCCGCAAGATGATTGGCGGCAAGAGACTCACTCCGGAAGAAATCACCGAGCTCTTGACCAACAGGAAGATTGGCCCGCTCACCGGATTCCGTAGCAAGCGTGGCGCCGAATTCTCAGCCGTCGTGATTATCAACGACGAAAACAAGATTGAATTTGTATTCGATGAAAAGCCCGAAGAAGTAGAAGTCGGAGCCGAAGTCGGCAAGTCGCCTGTAGACGGCGCCGCCGTATACGAGACCATGACCGGCTACGTGAGCGATTCTTACCTGAAGAAGGAACCCAGCGGCATTACGCTTCCGAAGATTCTCTTGGGCAAGGAAATTCCGCTGGAAGAAATCAAGAAGATGCTCGCCGGCGAAAAGACCTCGCTCCTCAAGGGTTTCCGCAGCAACAAGACCCACCGCACCTTTGACGCATACCTTTATTTGGATAAAGGCGGCAAGCTCAAGTTCGACTTCCCGCCCCGTGAATTCAAACCGAGACGCTTTGGCAAGAAGAAGGCCGAGTAGCCCCGCGGAATGTATCTTAAACGAGCAGCAACAATCTTTTTAGCGGCATTTGCCTTTGCGCAGGCGGAGGATTCTCAGCCTGACGTACAGTTCGTTCCGTTGAACTCTTTGACGGAATCGCTTGCTAATGTACCGTACACCGCCGAAGCCTTGCCGCAAAACGATTCTGCGCAAACGCCTTATGGCCTCCCCCGCGAGCTCTTGCCGCTGTGGGATTCGCTGACGATCAAGCAGAAAGCGGCGCAGATGGTGATGGTGTACATGACGCCTGCATCGTTCATGCTTGAGCACGAATTCGGCGGATACCTGGTGATGAAAAATCACCTGAAGAATTTGGATAAATTCACCGATAACATCCGCACCGTCAACGAGAACATGCGAATCAAGCCGCTCGTGGCCGCCGACCAGGAAGGCGGCTACGTGAACCGCATCTCGGTTGTGGCGCCGCAATGGGAGCACACCCCGAGCGCTAAGCAAATGCGCGCCATGAGTGAAGATTCCATTCGCGCGCTCGCCAAAAGAATCGGTGCTGTGCTCGACAGTGTAGGAATCAACTTGAATTTGGCCCCCGTGCTCGACCCCGCCAAGGACAGCCGCGGCAAAAATTCGTTCATGGAAGAATCCAAGCGTTCTTGGGGCGAAGACACCTTGAATGCACCTAAGGTCCGCGCCTTTGTGCAGGGCATGCGCGAAAGCAACGTGGCCTGCGTATCGAAGCATTTCCCAGGTTACGATTCCTGGACCAACAGCGACCACCAAATCGCCGTGAGTTCAACCCCCAGGGCTAAAGTCGCGAAGAACGTAGAATTCTTCAAAACGCTCGCCAGCGACATTCCCGTAACTATGATGAGCAGCGTAAGCTTCGTGCGCATCTCAAGCCGTCCTGCCGTATTCGAGCCGAAAATTGTGAAGATGGCACGCGACATGTCGCCTGAAACAGTCTTCCTTACCGACGACCTGTGGGGCGTAAGTCTGCGCGCCTGGGTAAGCGGCAACGAACGCGTGCGCAGCAAGAACTACCCCGCCAAGGACTTCAGGAAACTCGTTCGCACTGCCTTGATGGCAGGCAACGACATGTTCATGATTACGTACCCGCAGAAAGCAGTTGAAATGGTGAATTACCTCGCCGCGCTTTCGAAGCAAAGCAAGTACTACCGCGAACGAATTGAGGAATCCTCCGCCCGCATACTTAAAATGAAGTATAAGGCGGGGATAATTAAGTAAAAAAAGCTGAACCCGGACCGAGTCCGGATTGACACTTCAGGCGAGAGTCATCAGATAGCATCGACTTTCGCTTTTTTCGGGGTCGAGAGATTCTTGACTTCCTTAAGAATCTTTTCCGGCCCGACTTTATTGTAAGCAAGCTTCAGGATTTCTGCAGCTGCAAGCGCGTCATCTAAAGCTCGGTGATGATTGAATTCCGGCAGCTCCAACGCCTGCGTCAACTTATGCAAGCTGTAGCTCGGAAGTCCAGGGAAAAAGCGGCGAGCAATCTTGACCGTACAAAGCCTCGGCGGGTCAATCTTAATGCAACAACGCTTGAGTTCCGTACGCATGAACTTGCTATCGAACTGCACATTGTGCGCCACAAAGATGCGTTCCTTCAATAGTTCCGCAACTTCTTCGGCAATCGATGCAAACTGTGGCTTGCCGCGAACCATTTCGTCCGTAATACCCGTAAGGTTCTGCACAAAAGGCTGAATCGGCATTCCCGGATCCACCAGCGCCGAAAAAGTCTTGACCACTTCGCAATCGTCCATCAGCACAATACCGACTTCGGTAATGCGCCCGACTTCAGCTGTCCCCCCCCGTCGTTTCTAAATCTACAACTGCAAACTTCATGGGGGCTACTTAATAGGGATATCGAACTCCAGCGACTGGCGGGCAGATTCGCTCACCACCTTCGCCTTGAGCACCTTGGATTTAGGCTTTGCAAAAAGGGGCACGACCATCAAATTAGAAACCTTGCTACTTTCGACAGTGGGTTTCGCCTCGCTATCGCGAGCCGTCTGCGAGAAAATCGGCTTCTTGCCCTTATCGTAAATGTAATACGTCAGCTCGCGGGTATAACCCGGCTTAATCTGGCTCGTCGGCACCTGAAAATACACCATGCCGCCCTTGGGCACCTTGCGCAAACTGTCACGGATTTCTTCTTCGGTGGCGAATTCGCCATCCATCATCATGCGAATATCTTTTTTAATCTTGTTGGCGCTTTCGTAGCTCACTGTAATCTGAAACTTGGCGTCTTCAGGAATGGCGCTAGGGCGCACATCGCGGATTTTGGAATTGTTCTGGTGGTATTCCCAACGGCCGTTATCATGCAGAATCACCGTTGAACCGTTCGAAGCTGTGGCGATCATGTCTTCAGCAAAGACCCCTGTCGCCGAAAGCAACAGAATCATCGCTATAACCCATAAAAATCCAACCGACCCACATACCCAAACGTTAAACTTCATGGGATCCTCTTACACTAAAACTCCATAGCGTAATATAAATGAATACCAGCGAAAAAGACCCAGAAAGAGCAAAAAAAAGCGAAAAATAAGAAAAAGCCGCCATTCCAATCCCAAAACGTCACTTTTTTTGATTAATCCCGAATCGTTTTATTTATTTTAAGGGCATGAATTTCCCGATTTCCGCTTTTGTTTTCGCCGCATTGCTTTTTTGCGCCTGCAGCAACAGCGAAGGGGAATTTACCGGAACAGCAGAAATCCCCGCAACAGCGGATTATCTACCTTTAAACGATACGGAATACCCTTACGCAGGAATCCCGAGAATCGTTATCGAAACCGAAAATCGAACCCCCGTCAAAGACCGCAAAACCGAAATCCCTGCCAAGCTGCAAATATGGGGCGAGAACGCCCCCGAAAGCGAAGTGTTGGATTTGACCATCAAGGGAAGGGGCAATTCCACCTTGGACATGCCCAAGAAAGGCTATAAAATTGAATTCGTCGACAAACAGCCCATGCTGGGAATGCCCGCCGACCGGGATTGGGCGCTAATCGGAAACTACGCCGACAAGACCTTAATGAAGAACCTGTTGGCCTTTCGGCTTTCGGCCGGACTGGGCGCCTATTACACGCCCCGGAGTCAATTCGCCGAACTGTACCTGAACCGGGAATACCTGGGAGTCTACCAACTCACCGAGACCCTCAAAATCGGAAAGAACAGAATCAGGGTACCGTCGCCAAGCACGACCTTTCTTGTCGAAATCGACGCAAAATCCCACAAGGACGAACACATTTATTTAACCAACTTGGGAAAAGCGCTCAACATCCATTACCCCAAAGAGCTGAACACCCTGTCTCAGGACACGCTGATTTCGTTCGTCAACAATTTCGAATCCTATGTTCAGTTCATGAAAGAGTACAAATCGTTGTCTTTAGACCAATGGATCAATATCAAGGAATACATTCTTTATTACTGGATTCAGGAATTCGCGAAGAACCTGGACGCCAACTTTTACACAAGCGTCTATTTCACATGGTCCATCGACAGTCGCATTTTTATGGGCCCCGTATGGGACTTCGACCAGGCTTTCGGAGGCCATAACGACACCAAAGACACTATACCATCGGAATACGGAATTCGTGACCGTTATTGGAACAAATACCTGTTCGAAGACACAACCTTCTTGCTAAAGGCCCAAGAATTCTGGGAATCGCACAGGAACGTTTTCATGTCGGTTCTGGATACAATCGACCGCTACCGAGCCGTGCTAGAAAAGCCCGCCCAAAACAACTTTAAGCGCTGGGACACTCCCTATGCGACCTATGACGAAGCCGTGCATGAGCTTAGGAACTGGGTCGCCATGCGCTTTATCTGGATCGACCAGGAACAGAAAAAGCTGAAAAGTGAGCTCAATCACACCGTTGACTAATCATCAAGATGAGTAATAAAAAAAACATTAACAGCAGTTTACAAACAGTATATATTTGTGGACATGCGAGATTGTTCCGCAAAGATACTCCACCTACTCCTAGGCGCCATTATCGGGTGCCTAGTTTTTGGATGTAGCAATAGCGAAGGGACAGACACTGTCGGAACAGAAATCATAGCCGTAGTTGAGAATAGCAGCGACGAAATTGCAGACTCCATCCCATCTCAAGAAACATCTTCCGCAAAGATCATCGATTACCTCCCCATCGACGACACGGAATACCCCTATGCAGGCATTCCGCGCATTGTAATTGAGACAGAGAACTACCGGGAAATCAGGGACCGTGAAACCGAAATCCCCGCCAAGCTACAAATCTGGGGCGAGCATGCCCCCGAAAGTGAAATCTTGGATTTGACCATAAGGGGGAGGGGGAATACTTCGTGGGACGCTCCCAAAACAAGTTTTAAAATTGAATTTATCAACAAGCAAGAAATGCTTGGAATGCCTAAAGACAGAGACTGGGCTTTAATTGCAAATTATGCAGACAAGACTCTGATGAAGAATTATTTAGCATACCATTTGTCCGCAGAACTGGGCGCACATTACGCACCTCGATGCGAGTTTGTCGAAGTGTATTTAAATAAGGAGTATCTTGGCGTCTATCTACTTACAGAAACCGTAAAAATTGGGAAAAACCGGATTAACATTCCCAACAATACAAATTCCTATGTTGTCGAAGTTGACGGCAAATATCGAAAAGACGAACAAATTATCTTTTCAAACATTATAAAAAATAGCGGGAACGGCAAAGCGTTCAAAGTCCACAATCCCAAGAACGCAGCAGAAGGTTCACTAATTACACTTCAAGATCACATTCAGGATTTTGAGAGGTATCTGAAAAATATTGATAATTCCTACGAAAACAACATCGCCCAATGGCTCGACATTGATGAATTCATAAAACACTATTGGATACAAGAATTTTCTAAAAACCCTGATGCAGGTTTTTATACAAGTAACTACGCCCCAGAATTGGGCTTTTTCACAAGCGTGTTCTTCACCTGGACAAAGAACGATGTTATACGAATGGGACCCGTTTGGGATTTCGACCTAGCATTCGGAGGTCACGCCGACAAGAACCTTGATCAACCACAAAACTGGCATTTTAAAAATGCTTATTGGAACTATTACCTATTTAAAGATTCAACGATTCAACAATTATGCCGCAATTTTTGGGTCAACCAAAAAGATTATTTTTCATCAACCCTCAACACCATCGATTCCATACAATCTTACCTAAATTCCGCAGCGAGTAACAACTTTAAACGGTGGAATATTCTGTCCAGTACCAGCTATAATTTCCATCCATTCGCTTATTCGAATTACAGCAAAGCAATCGTTGATTTAAAAAATTGGATAAGTCAAAGAATATTGTGGATTGATTCCAATTTAGATTACTAGAAATTATATTCTTGACATAATCCGAA includes:
- a CDS encoding DNA topoisomerase III, translated to MATTTKKATAVKATKTAATKTTAAKKTATKAAKTPVEGKTLIIAEKPSVALDLVRVLGQKNFKNEKTHYESDTTIVSHAIGHLVEIADPKEIDEKYKKWEMSTLPMLPKEFPLVATPATKGQLSALSKLIKRKDVTTIVNACDAGREGELIFFYILQYVLKGKFTGKTIKRLWMQSMTPAAIKEAFENMRDGSEMENLKAAALCRSEADWLIGMNGSRGLTAYNSSMGGFQVTPCGRVQTPTLAIIVNREEERLQFVPQKFWTVEAEFDNDGSHYPGKWFTTSKEDGKDKVKQIFDEKKVKEILKKCKGKAGTVEETSAPSLQKCGPLYDLTTLQREANNRFGFSAKTTLSIAQALYERHKATTYPRTDSRCLPEDYVAPVKATLGKIEGPLAKFAETALKNNWVVKTPKVFDNSKISDHFAIIPTGVMPSGLTEAEQKIFTMICQRFIAVFFPPAKYENTTRVTTVEGETFLTEGKVLVDPGFKAVYGKDSDDESSIPALKGKSAKTVALEEKEDFTKPPAHYTESTLLSMMESAGKLVEDEELRDAMKERGLGTPATRAAIIEKLVSDKYVVRDGKDMIPTAKAFDLIKVLKAMDIEALTSPELTGNWEYKMEQIEKGKETREKFMEGIVDMTRTMVKNIKGFKEESTTGEAPFSPVNGKKVFETVSRYTTEDGIVIRKMIGGKRLTPEEITELLTNRKIGPLTGFRSKRGAEFSAVVIINDENKIEFVFDEKPEEVEVGAEVGKSPVDGAAVYETMTGYVSDSYLKKEPSGITLPKILLGKEIPLEEIKKMLAGEKTSLLKGFRSNKTHRTFDAYLYLDKGGKLKFDFPPREFKPRRFGKKKAE
- a CDS encoding glycoside hydrolase family 3 N-terminal domain-containing protein, coding for MYLKRAATIFLAAFAFAQAEDSQPDVQFVPLNSLTESLANVPYTAEALPQNDSAQTPYGLPRELLPLWDSLTIKQKAAQMVMVYMTPASFMLEHEFGGYLVMKNHLKNLDKFTDNIRTVNENMRIKPLVAADQEGGYVNRISVVAPQWEHTPSAKQMRAMSEDSIRALAKRIGAVLDSVGINLNLAPVLDPAKDSRGKNSFMEESKRSWGEDTLNAPKVRAFVQGMRESNVACVSKHFPGYDSWTNSDHQIAVSSTPRAKVAKNVEFFKTLASDIPVTMMSSVSFVRISSRPAVFEPKIVKMARDMSPETVFLTDDLWGVSLRAWVSGNERVRSKNYPAKDFRKLVRTALMAGNDMFMITYPQKAVEMVNYLAALSKQSKYYRERIEESSARILKMKYKAGIIK
- a CDS encoding PolC-type DNA polymerase III, coding for MDDCEVVKTFSALVDPGMPIQPFVQNLTGITDEMVRGKPQFASIAEEVAELLKERIFVAHNVQFDSKFMRTELKRCCIKIDPPRLCTVKIARRFFPGLPSYSLHKLTQALELPEFNHHRALDDALAAAEILKLAYNKVGPEKILKEVKNLSTPKKAKVDAI
- a CDS encoding CotH kinase family protein produces the protein MNFPISAFVFAALLFCACSNSEGEFTGTAEIPATADYLPLNDTEYPYAGIPRIVIETENRTPVKDRKTEIPAKLQIWGENAPESEVLDLTIKGRGNSTLDMPKKGYKIEFVDKQPMLGMPADRDWALIGNYADKTLMKNLLAFRLSAGLGAYYTPRSQFAELYLNREYLGVYQLTETLKIGKNRIRVPSPSTTFLVEIDAKSHKDEHIYLTNLGKALNIHYPKELNTLSQDTLISFVNNFESYVQFMKEYKSLSLDQWINIKEYILYYWIQEFAKNLDANFYTSVYFTWSIDSRIFMGPVWDFDQAFGGHNDTKDTIPSEYGIRDRYWNKYLFEDTTFLLKAQEFWESHRNVFMSVLDTIDRYRAVLEKPAQNNFKRWDTPYATYDEAVHELRNWVAMRFIWIDQEQKKLKSELNHTVD
- a CDS encoding CotH kinase family protein — encoded protein: MRDCSAKILHLLLGAIIGCLVFGCSNSEGTDTVGTEIIAVVENSSDEIADSIPSQETSSAKIIDYLPIDDTEYPYAGIPRIVIETENYREIRDRETEIPAKLQIWGEHAPESEILDLTIRGRGNTSWDAPKTSFKIEFINKQEMLGMPKDRDWALIANYADKTLMKNYLAYHLSAELGAHYAPRCEFVEVYLNKEYLGVYLLTETVKIGKNRINIPNNTNSYVVEVDGKYRKDEQIIFSNIIKNSGNGKAFKVHNPKNAAEGSLITLQDHIQDFERYLKNIDNSYENNIAQWLDIDEFIKHYWIQEFSKNPDAGFYTSNYAPELGFFTSVFFTWTKNDVIRMGPVWDFDLAFGGHADKNLDQPQNWHFKNAYWNYYLFKDSTIQQLCRNFWVNQKDYFSSTLNTIDSIQSYLNSAASNNFKRWNILSSTSYNFHPFAYSNYSKAIVDLKNWISQRILWIDSNLDY